The Oryza glaberrima chromosome 9, OglaRS2, whole genome shotgun sequence genome includes a window with the following:
- the LOC127784997 gene encoding SKP1-like protein 5, with translation MFDEKTKPKSPMAEAAAKEVAGAAAAAGDMILLISSDGQRFEVAQAVASMSRLVRNMVEDECTDNGVPLPNVPSAVLAKVLEYCSEHAAAAAAAGEEVEELKSFDAAFIEVDNATLFDLILAANYLNVPCLLALACQRAADLIRGKTVEEIRAEFNIANDFTPEEEAEIRKENAWAFQD, from the coding sequence ATGTTCGACGAGAAAACTAAACCAAAATCTCCAATggcggaagcagcagcaaaggaggtcgccggcgccgccgccgccgccggcgacatgaTCCTGCTGATCAGCTCCGACGGCCAGAGATTCGAGGTGGCGCAGGCGGTGGCGAGCATGTCGAGGCTGGTGCGCAACATGGTCGAGGACGAGTGCACCGACAACGGCGTCCCCCTCCCCAACGTCCcctccgccgtcctcgccaAGGTGCTCGAGTACTGCAgcgagcacgccgccgccgccgccgccgccggcgaggaggtggaggagctgaAGAGCTTCGACGCGGCGTTCATCGAGGTGGACAACGCGACGCTGTTCGACCTGATCCTGGCCGCGAACTACCTCAACGTGCCGTGCCTGCTGGCCCTCGCGTGCCAGCGCGCGGCCGACCTGATCAGGGGGAAGACGGTGGAGGAGATCAGGGCCGAGTTCAACATCGCCAACGACTTCACgcccgaggaggaggcggagatcCGCAAGGAGAACGCGTGGGCCTTCCAGGACTAG
- the LOC127783676 gene encoding O-fucosyltransferase 31-like has translation MRRPSPSPPAARGPALAAAAAVVVLLPSIFPAIFTPLGRAFPSLFSEWNVPKPMHESLLNEALRRTISNKQKRELWSPLPYQGWKPCLKSSSVHGVPLEPTGYIQVFLDGGLNQQRMGICDAVAVAKILNATLVIPHLEVNPVWKDTSSFEEIFDVDHFINTLKAEVSIVKVLPKEFSWSTREYYGTGIRATRIKTAPVHASASWYLENVSPILQSYGIAAIAPFSHRLAFDDLPVDIQHLRCKVNFQALVFLPHIISLGETLVKRLRSPVQGQSGELIQEVGEDTNQAGKYAVLHLRFDKDMAAHSACDFGGGRAERLALAKYRQVIWQGRVLNSQLTDEELRNLGRCPLTPEEIGLLLAALGFDSRTRIYLASHKVYGGEARISSLRKLFPLMEDKRSLASEEELTNVEGKASVLAALDYYISMHSDIFISASPGNMHNALMAHRTFENMKTIRPNMALLGRIFVNKSMEWLEFQEAVQAGHKGRYGQIRLRKPKQSIYTYPAPDCMCQG, from the exons ATGCGGAGgccgtcgccttcgccgccggcggcgaggggcccggcgctcgccgcggcggcggccgtcgtcgtgCTACTTCCGTCCATCTTCCCCGCGATCTTCACCCCGCTTGGCCGCGCCTTCCCTTCCCTCTTCTCG GAGTGGAATGTCCCTAAGCCAATGCATGAGTCTCTTCTGAATGAGGCTTTGCGGCGAACAATT tcaaacaaacaaaagagaGAGCTGTGGTCACCATTGCCGTACCAAGGTTGGAAACCATGCTTGAAGTCATCAAGTGTTCACG GAGTACCTTTGGAACCCACTGGATATATCCAAGTATTTCTTGATGGTGGACTGAATCAGCAAAGAATGGGG ATATGTGATGCGGTTGCTGTTGCTAAAATTCTGAATGCGACTCTTGTGATCCCACATCTTGAAGTAAACCCTGTTTGGAAAGACACAAG CTCCTTTGAAGAAATTTTTGATGTGGATCATTTTATCAACACCTTAAAAGCTGAAGTTTCAATAGTCAAAGTTCTCCCAAAAGAATTTTCCTGGAGCACAAGAGAGTACTATGGTACAGGCATCCGTGCTACAAGAATAAAAACCGCACCTGTTCATGCCTCTGCAAGTTGGTATCTGGAGAATGTCAGTCCTATCCTTCAAAG CTATGGCATTGCTGCCATTGCCCCCTTTTCTCACCGTCTTGCATTTGATGACTTGCCTGTGGACATTCAGCATCTGCGTTGCAAAGTTAACTTCCAAGCTCTTGTTTTCCTGCCTCACATTATCTCACTGGGGGAGACTCTTGTGAAACGCTTGAGATCTCCCGTCCAGGGCCAATCTGGTGAACTTATCCAAGAAGTTGGAGAAGACACAAACCAAGCCGGAAAATATGCAGTTTTGCATCTCCGTTTTGATAAG GATATGGCTGCACATTCTGCTTGTGACTTCGGTGGTGGCAGAGCTGAGAGATTAGCTCTGGCTAAGTACAGACAAGTCATCTGGCAAGGGAGGGTATTAAATTCACAGCTAACTGATGAGGAGCTTCGGAACTTGGGACGCTGCCCATTGACTCCAGAAGAAATTGGGCTGTTACTGGCAGCTCTTGGATTTGACAGCAGAACTCGAATCTATCTAGCCTCTCACAAG GTATACGGCGGGGAAGCCAGAATTTCTAGCCTGCGCAAACTTTTCCCCCTAATGGAGGACAAGAGGAGCCTTGCGTCGGAAGAGGAGCTGACTAATGTTGAAGGCAAGGCTTCTGTTCTAGCAGCTCTTGACTACTATATCAGCATGCACAGCGACATTTTCATCTCTGCATCTCCTGGGAATATGCACAACGCACTG ATGGCTCACCGTACCTTTGAGAATATGAAGACCATAAGGCCAAACATGGCATTGCTTGGGCGCATCTTTGTTAACAAGAGCATGGAGTGGTTGGAATTTCAGGAGGCTGTACAAGCAGGGCACAAGGGTAGATACGGGCAAATCAGACTGAGGAAACCAAAGCAATCTATTTATACTTACCCTGCTCCAGACTGTATGTGTCAAGGGTAG
- the LOC127784197 gene encoding probable calcium-binding protein CML17: MEAAYSAPSTSSTYSFHFSMAQAVLTISLNVIAIGLSALVKSSSSSSSSSSSRRRAAAAPAVAPPAAVDLDTVLGLMGGAGGAAPSVGFEEAAALFEEEEATLGEAAAAFRVFDRNGDGFIDAGELGSVLASLGFAAGAGHAECQRMIDAYDADKDGRVDFREFLKFMETAAA; the protein is encoded by the coding sequence ATGGAGGCAGCGTATTCGGCGCCGAGCACGTCGTCGACCTACTCGTTCCACTTCTCCATGGCGCAGGCCGTGCTCACCATCTCCCTCAACGTCATCGCCATCGGCCTCTCCGCCCTCgtcaaatcctcctcctcctcctcatcgagTTCGTCTtcccggcgccgcgccgctgcagcgcccgcggtggcgccgccggcggcggttgACCTGGACACGGTTCTTGGCCTGatgggcggcgcgggcggcgccgcgccgtcggtggggttcgaggaggcggccgcgctgttcgaggaggaggaggccaccctgggggaggccgcggcggcgttccGCGTCTTCGACCGCAACGGCGACGGCTTcatcgacgccggcgagctcgggaGCGTGCTCGCCTCGCTCgggttcgccgccggcgccggccacgccgAGTGCCAGCGCATGATCGACGCCTACGACGCGGACAAGGACGGCAGGGTCGATTTCCGCGAGTTCCTCAAGTTCATGGAGACGGCTGCGGCCTAG